TACGGTAAAATAGAAATCGGGAGGGGTCTTTCTCAACATCTGAACAAAAGAGCGCCACGATGGTTGTGTGTAATAGGTGAAGTTGAGTTCCACGATTCTGAATCCGAGTACCGCCCAGTAGTATTTCAGGAATTGGGAAGGTTTCAGGTGTTCAGGGTATACCACTCCTTTCCAGTCTTCAAAGGAAAAACCACTCGTTCCTACGTATACCATTCGATGTGTCTCCTTCCGGAGGGATTCAGTATGTATTGTACAACACTGTGGAGGAACAGAAAATGAAACATTTGCGATTTGAAAATTTGAGCGAAGAACAGTTGAAAAGGCTCGCAAAAATTCTCACCGAGAATCTTGAAGGTAGAGAGGTGGTTATACTCTCCGGAAATCTTGGAGCCGGAAAAACAACGTTTGTGAAGGGTATGATCAGAGCGATAGGCCTCGATGAAAAAATAGTGAAGAGCCCCACTTTTACCCTTATGAACGTTTATCCGGGTTTGAAGACAATATACCACCTCGATCTTTACAGACTTCAGGGTACAGACTTTCTCAACCTCGATGTTGAAGACATACTGGAGGACGAAGACGGAATCATGGTGGTAGAGTGGGGAGATCTGTTCGAAGAATTCTGGCCTGAAGACTCGATAAAGGTGAAGATAGAGATAGCGGACGAGAGTCACAGAAACGTGGAGATCCTCATACCTGAGGAGGTGAACTTTCTTGCCGAGAAAATCGAAAGATACCGAAAAGAGCTTCAAAATACTTGAGAAGTACGCCAATCAGCAGGAAAAAGAGCTGGAGATACCCGATGGCTTGCCGTGTATTCCCTTGAGAAACGGGATGGGTGTCTTTCCGAACACCGTTGTTCCCTTCTACGTGGGAAGGACGGGTTCCC
The sequence above is a segment of the Thermotoga sp. Mc24 genome. Coding sequences within it:
- the tsaE gene encoding tRNA (adenosine(37)-N6)-threonylcarbamoyltransferase complex ATPase subunit type 1 TsaE, with amino-acid sequence MKHLRFENLSEEQLKRLAKILTENLEGREVVILSGNLGAGKTTFVKGMIRAIGLDEKIVKSPTFTLMNVYPGLKTIYHLDLYRLQGTDFLNLDVEDILEDEDGIMVVEWGDLFEEFWPEDSIKVKIEIADESHRNVEILIPEEVNFLAEKIERYRKELQNT